In Musa acuminata AAA Group cultivar baxijiao chromosome BXJ2-8, Cavendish_Baxijiao_AAA, whole genome shotgun sequence, one genomic interval encodes:
- the LOC135620215 gene encoding reticulon-like protein B2 gives MPRIKFDSASDEQPKPATGSHFHRRRPLHDRLGGGKVADVLLWRNKHLSAGIVAGATFVWFLFEVLEYHFLPLMCHISIVAMLVLFIWSNLEALVHRDARRMPELVLSEEAIRGLAFFLHAKLSRLTSILLGIADGKDLKLFLSAIASLWVVSVIGSYCSSLTLAYLGLLCVLALPALYERYEDEVDHLAMRGSEDLKRFYHKLDSRILGKIPRGPVKAKKSK, from the exons ATGCCGCGAATCAAGTTCGATTCTGCTTCCGACGAGCAGCCAAAGCCCGCCACCGGAAGCCACTTCCACCGCCGGAGGCCCCTCCATGATCGCCTGGGTGGAGGAAAAG TTGCTGACGTCTTGCTGTGGAGGAACAAGCACTTATCGGCAGGAATCGTCGCCGGCGCCACCTTCGTATGGTTCCTCTTCGAGGTGCTGGAGTACCATTTCCTCCCGCTGATGTGCCACATCTCCATCGTGGCCATGCTTGTGCTCTTCATCTGGTCTAATCTTGAAGCTCTTGTGCATCG AGATGCTCGGAGGATGCCCGAACTCGTTCTATCAGAGGAAGCCATCAGAGGACTCGCTTTCTTCTTGCACGCCAAACTGAGTCGACTCACTTCCATCCTCCTTGGCATTGCAGATGGCAAAGATCTCAAGCTATTTCTCTCG gcgattgcttcactTTGGGTTGTATCTGTAATTGGAAGCTACTGCAGCTCTTTGACACTGGCTTATCTTG GTCTTCTGTGCGTTCTTGCGCTGCCGGCTTTGTATGAGCGGTACGAGGATGAAGTCGATCATCTAGCAATGAGAGGGAGTGAAGATCTGAAGAGATTCTACCACAAGCTAGACTCCAGGATTCTTGGCAAGATCCCAAGAGGCCCTGTCAAGGCAAAGAAGTCCAAATGA
- the LOC135618434 gene encoding microtubule-destabilizing protein 60-like, translating into MENHSKLCSPKNSKHAHISVSKHGARNSQTQPFNLHTEQRGQKKEQAFVKRVQEMAAEEAKRRIPVAQGLPWTTDKPQSLSKPPVKEQTKPINIKLHTEQRAARRAGYNYLVASKINSLEILRRFEEKIMKVIEQEDIKNMRKEMVPKAQLMPFFDRPFFPQRSTRPLTVPREPCFHLIKQKCSISDQPYKFHKYFNHSMKSVK; encoded by the exons ATGGAAAACCATAGCAAGCTTTGTTCCCCAAAG AACTCCAAGCATGCACACATCTCGGTCAGCAAGCATGGGGCAAGAAACAGCCAAACTCAGCCCTTTAATCTCCACACCGAG CAACGAGGACAGAAGAAGGAACAGGCATTTGTGAAGAGAGTGCAAGAAATGGCTGCTGAAGAAGCCAAGCGCCGGATTCCTGTTGCACAAGGATTGCCATGGACAACAGACAAACCTCAG AGTCTATCAAAACCTCCAGTAAAGGAGCAGACAAAGCCTATTAATATCAAGCTTCATACTGAGCAAAGAGCGGCTCGGCGTGCTGGATATAATTATCTG GTTGCAAGCAAGATTAATTCCTTGGAGATCCTTCGCAGGTTTGAAGAGAAAATTATGAAG GTTATTGAACAAGAGGACATTAAAAATATGAGGAAGGAGATGGTGCCGAAAGCTCAATTGATGCCCTTTTTCGACAGGCCATTCTTTCCACAAAG GTCAACAAGACCTCTAACAGTCCCAAGGGAGCCTTGTTTTCATCTTATAAAGCAAAAATGCAGCATCAGTGACCAACCTTACAAGTTTCACAAGTACTTCAACCACAGTATGAAGTCTGTCAAGTAA
- the LOC135620218 gene encoding mediator of RNA polymerase II transcription subunit 25-like isoform X1: MAERQLIVAVEGTAALGPYWQTILSDYLDKIIRYYYGNEMTGQKLNGANPELALVVFNTHGPYSAFVVDRSGWTKDLDVFLQWLSAMRFTGGGFTEAAIAEGLSEALMMFSAASNVTDNHQNHETQKHCILVAASNPHPLPTPVYRPPVPASEHKETGEVQTENGLADAQTVAKSFGQCFVSLSVISPKQLPNLREIYNAGKRNPRALDPSVDHVRNPQYLVLLSENFKEACAALSRPSMPNLTHNQGISNQGIVKLDGASAAPISGPPATSNPSVNGSMMNRQPITVGSIPTATVKVEPTTVSSMVSGPAFSHLPSVANVASQGISSLQNSSPSSSQEMNASIDTTQEIKPLVNPISQSSRPAVPAPANVSILNNLSQHRQVMTSASIAGGSSIGLPTMGGTPMAVHMSNMISSGMSSSALTGISSVPVSGALMTTSQVAQNTTLGSLASATSNLSGNSNIGISSTLNNLQGNIPVGQSVSNVGQGTLGSGAQIGQGGMTINQNMMNNLVPSGVSSGPGTMIPTPGMTQQSGVHSLGVANNSAINMSLTQHAPGIQQSQSKYLKIWEGSLSGQRQGQPVFICKLEGYRSQSASDSLAADWPMTMQIVRLIAQEHMNNKQYVGKADFLVFRTLNQHGFLGQLQEKKLCAVIQLPSQTLLLSVSDKAGRLIGMLFPGDMVVFKPQVSSQQQQLQQHQQQQLQQQQQLQQQQQQLQQQQQLQQQQQQQLQQQQLQPQSQSHSLLQQQAQQHQHMQPQQLQQQSQPQQQQQQQQQQQQQQMVGTGMGQTFIQGHGRSQIMTQGKLSQAGPTNMPGGAFLP; the protein is encoded by the exons ATGGCGGAGAGGCAGCTGATCGTGGCGGTGGAAGGGACGGCGGCGCTTGGCCCGTACTGGCAGACCATCCTCTCCGATTACCTCGACAAGATCATCAG GTACTATTATGGAAATGAGATGACTGGGCAG AAGCTAAATGGAGCAAATCCTGAGCTTGCTTTGGTTGTATTCAATACTCATGGGCCTTATAGTG CTTTTGTTGTGGATCGTAGTGGTTGGACGAAAGATCTGGATGTTTTCCTTCAGTGGTTGTCAGCAATGCGTTTTACTGGTGGTGGTTTCACTGAAGCTGCAATTGCTGAAGGTCTTTCTGAAGCATTAATG ATGTTTTCAGCTGCTTCAAACGTAACcgacaatcatcaaaatcatgagacACAGAAACATTGTATTCTTGTTGCTGCAAGCAATCCCCACCCTTTACCCACTCCTGTATATCGGCCTCCTGTTCCAGCTTCAGAGCACAAGGAGACTGGCGAAGTACAAACAGAAAATGGTCTTGCAGATGCTCAGACTGTCGCAAAATCGTTTGGTCAG TGTTTTGTCTCATTGTCAGTGATTTCACCTAAGCAACTACcaaatttgagagaaatatatAATGCG GGAAAGAGAAATCCTCGTGCTTTAGATCCATCTGTGGATCATGTCAGAAATCCTCAGTATCTAGTGTTACTGTCTGAGAACTTTAAGGAGGCTTGTGCTGCTCTAAGCCGTCCTTCAATGCCAAACTTGACACATAATCAGGGCATCTCAAATCAAGGAATTGTGAAGTTAGATGGGGCTTCTGCTGCTCCTATTTCAGGACCACCTGCAACTTCGAATCCTTCAG TTAATGGCTCAATGATGAACCGCCAACCAATAACTGTCGGAAGTATCCCCACAGCAACTGTAAAAGTG GAGCCCACAACTGTTTCTTCCATGGTATCTGGACCTGCTTTTTCACATCTACCATCAGTTGCTAATGTTGCGTCTCAAGGAATATCCAGTCTACAAAATTCTTCGCCATCTAGTTCTCAGGAAATGAATGCTAGTATTGACACCACACAGGAGATTAAACCATTAGTGAATCCTATATCACAATCATCACGTCCTGCAGTTCCAGCTCCAGCAAATGTTAGCATTCTAAATAATCTTTCCCAACATCGCCAAGTGATGACCTCTGCCTCTATAGCAGGAGGGAGCTCTATTGGACTTCCAACAATGGGTGGAACACCTATGGCAGTGCACATGTCAAATATGATATCTAGTGGAATGTCATCATCTGCTTTAACAGGCATTTCTTCAGTCCCTGTATCAGGGGCACTGATGACTACATCGCAAGTTGCACAAAATACAACACTTGGTTCACTCGCATCAGCTACTTCAAATTTATCTGGAAACTCAAACATTGGCATTTCATCAACACTGAATAATCTTCAGGGAAATATACCAGTAGGTCAGTCAGTATCTAATGTTGGACAGGGAACTTTGGGCTCAGGTGCACAGATTGGCCAAGGTGGAATGACCATAAACCAAAACATGATGAACAATCTTGTTCCCAGTGGTGTCTCCTCTGGACCTGGAACCATGATTCCAACACCAGGAATGACTCAACAATCTGGGGTACATTCTCTTGGAGTCGCCAATAATTCTGCAATTAACATGTCATTGACCCAACATGCCCCTGGTATTCAACAATCCCAGtccaaatatcttaaaatttgggAG GGATCATTGTCTGGACAGAGACAAGGGCAACCTGTCTTTATTTGTAAACTTGAA GGATATAGGAGTCAATCAGCCTCAGACTC GCTAGCAGCAGATTGGCCAATGACGATGCAAATTGTCCGTCTCATTGCCCAAGAGCATATGAATAACAA GCAATATGTTGGTAAGGCAGACTTTTTAgtatttcgaacactaaatcagcATGGATTTCTTGGGCAGCTGCAAGAAAAGAAACTT TGTGCAGTCATCCAGTTACCTtcacaaacattgcttctctctgTCTCAGACAAAGCTGGCCGTCTAATTGGCATGCTGTTCCCTGGG GATATGGTAGTATTCAAGCCGCAAGTCTCTAGTCAACAGCAACAGCTTCAGcagcatcaacaacaacaacttcagcaacaacaacaacttcagcagcaacagcagcagcttcagcagcaacagcagcttcagcaacagcagcagcagcagcttcagCAGCAACAGCTTCAGCCACAGTCGCAATCACATTCGCTTCTCCAACAGCAGGCACAACAGCATCAGCATATGCAACCACAACAGTTGCAGCAGCAATCGCagccccagcagcagcagcagcagcaacaacaacaacaacagcagcaaaTGGTTGGCACGGGAATGGGTCAGACATTTATCCAAGGGCATGGCAGGTCTCAAATTATGACGCAGGGCAAGTTATCCCAAGCAGGGCCAACCAACATGCCTGGAGGGGCATTTTTACCTTAA
- the LOC135620218 gene encoding mediator of RNA polymerase II transcription subunit 25-like isoform X2: MAERQLIVAVEGTAALGPYWQTILSDYLDKIIRYYYGNEMTGQKLNGANPELALVVFNTHGPYSAFVVDRSGWTKDLDVFLQWLSAMRFTGGGFTEAAIAEGLSEALMMFSAASNVTDNHQNHETQKHCILVAASNPHPLPTPVYRPPVPASEHKETGEVQTENGLADAQTVAKSFGQGKRNPRALDPSVDHVRNPQYLVLLSENFKEACAALSRPSMPNLTHNQGISNQGIVKLDGASAAPISGPPATSNPSVNGSMMNRQPITVGSIPTATVKVEPTTVSSMVSGPAFSHLPSVANVASQGISSLQNSSPSSSQEMNASIDTTQEIKPLVNPISQSSRPAVPAPANVSILNNLSQHRQVMTSASIAGGSSIGLPTMGGTPMAVHMSNMISSGMSSSALTGISSVPVSGALMTTSQVAQNTTLGSLASATSNLSGNSNIGISSTLNNLQGNIPVGQSVSNVGQGTLGSGAQIGQGGMTINQNMMNNLVPSGVSSGPGTMIPTPGMTQQSGVHSLGVANNSAINMSLTQHAPGIQQSQSKYLKIWEGSLSGQRQGQPVFICKLEGYRSQSASDSLAADWPMTMQIVRLIAQEHMNNKQYVGKADFLVFRTLNQHGFLGQLQEKKLCAVIQLPSQTLLLSVSDKAGRLIGMLFPGDMVVFKPQVSSQQQQLQQHQQQQLQQQQQLQQQQQQLQQQQQLQQQQQQQLQQQQLQPQSQSHSLLQQQAQQHQHMQPQQLQQQSQPQQQQQQQQQQQQQQMVGTGMGQTFIQGHGRSQIMTQGKLSQAGPTNMPGGAFLP, encoded by the exons ATGGCGGAGAGGCAGCTGATCGTGGCGGTGGAAGGGACGGCGGCGCTTGGCCCGTACTGGCAGACCATCCTCTCCGATTACCTCGACAAGATCATCAG GTACTATTATGGAAATGAGATGACTGGGCAG AAGCTAAATGGAGCAAATCCTGAGCTTGCTTTGGTTGTATTCAATACTCATGGGCCTTATAGTG CTTTTGTTGTGGATCGTAGTGGTTGGACGAAAGATCTGGATGTTTTCCTTCAGTGGTTGTCAGCAATGCGTTTTACTGGTGGTGGTTTCACTGAAGCTGCAATTGCTGAAGGTCTTTCTGAAGCATTAATG ATGTTTTCAGCTGCTTCAAACGTAACcgacaatcatcaaaatcatgagacACAGAAACATTGTATTCTTGTTGCTGCAAGCAATCCCCACCCTTTACCCACTCCTGTATATCGGCCTCCTGTTCCAGCTTCAGAGCACAAGGAGACTGGCGAAGTACAAACAGAAAATGGTCTTGCAGATGCTCAGACTGTCGCAAAATCGTTTGGTCAG GGAAAGAGAAATCCTCGTGCTTTAGATCCATCTGTGGATCATGTCAGAAATCCTCAGTATCTAGTGTTACTGTCTGAGAACTTTAAGGAGGCTTGTGCTGCTCTAAGCCGTCCTTCAATGCCAAACTTGACACATAATCAGGGCATCTCAAATCAAGGAATTGTGAAGTTAGATGGGGCTTCTGCTGCTCCTATTTCAGGACCACCTGCAACTTCGAATCCTTCAG TTAATGGCTCAATGATGAACCGCCAACCAATAACTGTCGGAAGTATCCCCACAGCAACTGTAAAAGTG GAGCCCACAACTGTTTCTTCCATGGTATCTGGACCTGCTTTTTCACATCTACCATCAGTTGCTAATGTTGCGTCTCAAGGAATATCCAGTCTACAAAATTCTTCGCCATCTAGTTCTCAGGAAATGAATGCTAGTATTGACACCACACAGGAGATTAAACCATTAGTGAATCCTATATCACAATCATCACGTCCTGCAGTTCCAGCTCCAGCAAATGTTAGCATTCTAAATAATCTTTCCCAACATCGCCAAGTGATGACCTCTGCCTCTATAGCAGGAGGGAGCTCTATTGGACTTCCAACAATGGGTGGAACACCTATGGCAGTGCACATGTCAAATATGATATCTAGTGGAATGTCATCATCTGCTTTAACAGGCATTTCTTCAGTCCCTGTATCAGGGGCACTGATGACTACATCGCAAGTTGCACAAAATACAACACTTGGTTCACTCGCATCAGCTACTTCAAATTTATCTGGAAACTCAAACATTGGCATTTCATCAACACTGAATAATCTTCAGGGAAATATACCAGTAGGTCAGTCAGTATCTAATGTTGGACAGGGAACTTTGGGCTCAGGTGCACAGATTGGCCAAGGTGGAATGACCATAAACCAAAACATGATGAACAATCTTGTTCCCAGTGGTGTCTCCTCTGGACCTGGAACCATGATTCCAACACCAGGAATGACTCAACAATCTGGGGTACATTCTCTTGGAGTCGCCAATAATTCTGCAATTAACATGTCATTGACCCAACATGCCCCTGGTATTCAACAATCCCAGtccaaatatcttaaaatttgggAG GGATCATTGTCTGGACAGAGACAAGGGCAACCTGTCTTTATTTGTAAACTTGAA GGATATAGGAGTCAATCAGCCTCAGACTC GCTAGCAGCAGATTGGCCAATGACGATGCAAATTGTCCGTCTCATTGCCCAAGAGCATATGAATAACAA GCAATATGTTGGTAAGGCAGACTTTTTAgtatttcgaacactaaatcagcATGGATTTCTTGGGCAGCTGCAAGAAAAGAAACTT TGTGCAGTCATCCAGTTACCTtcacaaacattgcttctctctgTCTCAGACAAAGCTGGCCGTCTAATTGGCATGCTGTTCCCTGGG GATATGGTAGTATTCAAGCCGCAAGTCTCTAGTCAACAGCAACAGCTTCAGcagcatcaacaacaacaacttcagcaacaacaacaacttcagcagcaacagcagcagcttcagcagcaacagcagcttcagcaacagcagcagcagcagcttcagCAGCAACAGCTTCAGCCACAGTCGCAATCACATTCGCTTCTCCAACAGCAGGCACAACAGCATCAGCATATGCAACCACAACAGTTGCAGCAGCAATCGCagccccagcagcagcagcagcagcaacaacaacaacaacagcagcaaaTGGTTGGCACGGGAATGGGTCAGACATTTATCCAAGGGCATGGCAGGTCTCAAATTATGACGCAGGGCAAGTTATCCCAAGCAGGGCCAACCAACATGCCTGGAGGGGCATTTTTACCTTAA
- the LOC135620219 gene encoding pathogenesis-related protein PR-4-like, with protein sequence MASYVAATLLCLIAAASAQEAADVRATYHYYYPEENNWDLMAVGAYCSTWDADKSLEWRARYGWTAFCGPVGPTGRDACGRCLLVTNTATGVQTTVRIVDQCGNGGLDLDWEVFSQIDTDGSGYEKGHLMVDYEFVDCGGDSSF encoded by the exons ATGGCGAGCTACGTCGCTGCAACGCTGCTGTGCCTCATCGCAGCGGCTAGCGCGCAGGAAGCGGCGGACGTGCGGGCGACGTACCATTACTACTATCCGGAGGAGAACAATTGGGACCTGATGGCCGTCGGCGCGTACTGTTCGACGTGGGACGCCGACAAGTCGCTGGAGTGGCGGGCGAGGTACGGGTGGACCGCCTTCTGCGGCCCCGTCGGACCGACCGGGCGAGACGCTTGCGGCCGCTGCTTGCTG GTGACGAACACGGCGACGGGAGTCCAAACGACGGTCAGGATTGTGGATCAATGTGGAAATGGAGGGCTGGATTTAGATTGGGAGGTCTTCTCTCAGATCGATACGGATGGAAGTGGGTATGAGAAGGGCCATCTGATGGTTGACTACGAGTTTGTTGACTGTGGGGGAGATTCGTCTTTTTAG
- the LOC135620220 gene encoding F-box/kelch-repeat protein OR23-like, whose protein sequence is MASLSPASASASASASSCSSFAIETLTLNATGGGALIPGLPDDIAELILASLPYSHQSRLRVISRSWRALLTPLVLFPLRRRLRLPCHHLLALFPADPSITPPCLFDTATAAWAPLPRMPCNYHRYGLSNFVPVALGHHLYVLGGSQFDARSYPLGHPIASAAAHRLNLAAPPPLSWERLPDMLLPRGSFACAPLRPSENGGDGDEGRIIVAGGGSRHSMFPLEGSRMSSVECYDVKEGEWRMRKGLPRDRAGCVGFLVKRDAGEEEEFWVMGGYGDYRTVSGVVPADVYYKNAMVLGLKSGKWREVEDMWEEGQRRKLGAVAPLDGEDGQVKEIFMLDSNNIFRYDFALNRWIKESSLPRKIPLNGSCGFVAMNGELYVLTTLIIQCQNTSDQRRVSKKRLTIEIQIYDPRKKRWRFLTTNPPFNRLIDFKAAVTCTIQL, encoded by the exons ATGGCGTCGCTGTcgcccgcctccgcctccgcctctgcCTCTGCCTCATCCTGCTCCTCCTTCGCCatcgaaaccctaaccctaaacgccACGGGCGGAGGAGCCCTGATTCCGGGCCTCCCCGACGACATCGCAGAGTTGATCCTAGCGTCACTACCCTACTCTCACCAGTCCCGACTCCGCGTCATCTCCCGGTCGTGGCGCGCCCTCCTCACCCCGCTCGTCCTCTTCCCTCTCCGCCGCAGGCTCCGCCTCCCCTGCCACCACCTCCTCGCCCTCTTTCCCGCTGACCCCTCCATCACGCCGCCCTGCCTCTTCGACACGGCCACCGCCGCATGGGCCCCGCTCCCCCGGATGCCCTGCAACTACCACCGCTATGGCCTCTCCAATTTCGTCCCTGTCGCTCTCGGCCACCACCTCTACGTCCTCGGCGGGTCCCAGTTCGACGCCCGCTCCTACCCCCTTGGTCACCCCATCGCCTCTGCTGCCGCCCACCGCCTCAACCTCGCCGCGCCGCCTCCGCTCTCCTGGGAACGCCTCCCTGACATGCTCCTCCCCCGTGGCAGCTTCGCCTGCGCGCCGTTGCGTCCGTCCGAGAATGGGGGCGACGGGGATGAGGGCAGAATCATCGTGGCTGGCGGTGGCTCACGCCACTCGATGTTCCCCTTGGAAGGTAGTCGGATGAGCTCGGTGGAGTGCTACGACGTGAAAGAGGGCGAGTGGAGGATGCGTAAAGGTCTGCCGAGGGACAGAGCCGGGTGTGTGGGGTTCTTGGTCAAGAGGGAcgctggtgaggaagaagagttcTGGGTGATGGGAGGGTACGGCGACTATCGGACGGTCTCAGGCGTTGTGCCGGCTGATGTGTACTACAAGAACGCTATGGTGCTGGGCCTGAAGAGTGGGAAATGGAGGGAGGTGGAAGACATGTGGGAGGAAGGGCAGAGAAGGAAGCTCGGGGCAGTGGCACCACTCGATGGAGAGGATGGTCAGGTGAAGGAGATTTTCATGCTCGACTCAAATAATATTTTCAG ATATGACTTTGCTTTAAATCGATGGATAAAAGAGTCTAGCTTGCCAAGAAAGATTCCCTTAAACGGCTCGTGTGGCTTTGTCGCAATGAACGGGGAGTTGTATGTGTTGACAACACTAATAATACAGTGTCAAAATACATCAGATCAACGAAGAGTGTCCAAGAAAAGACTCACGATAGAGATTCAAATCTACGACCCTCGAAAGAAGAGATGGAGATTTCTAACAACAAACCCACCTTTCAACCGCCTCATCGATTTCAAAGCCGCCGTCACATGCACAATTCAACTATAA